The following proteins are co-located in the Neodiprion virginianus isolate iyNeoVirg1 chromosome 6, iyNeoVirg1.1, whole genome shotgun sequence genome:
- the LOC124306881 gene encoding C-mannosyltransferase dpy-19 isoform X1, translating into MATSKDRKRKNNEKTTKHLSIFYGKTWIIILAIFLAPLHHIHVSTLFENDRHFSHLSEVEREMSFRTEMGMYYSYYKTIVESETFSEGLHKIRHDNLTEYPNTINAIKKFNLFPEVAIGLLYHNFKWLGLIPARLCWQIERGEGLSPVTSCEGLGEPIYFYLEVVWYCASATVAVLFLYAVNLSDSIYGGLIAVALFFYNHNDCTRVQWTPPLRENFAYPILLCQMFNVTAILRQYTKNRKIIWNDIYQDTPSRDMVMCTLLSLLCWQFSQFVFATQLFALLILKWLKIIPNELYLKLCLIHAVPVTIFIFWTQSNLLLCSLYTCMLIASTICSVLSTKLPRTIALPLDVVSTIFGMQFLKFFLLNSDDDAHVFDILLSKFTNYKTFHTMLYTCSSEFDFLGYDTYEAIVKTFLLPTVIMSGVLVLYYWYRCFNTDGFPNCIEMDVAYNVLQTGAFVIMAILIMRLKLFMTPHLCIMASLVTSKRYLEKVEIRNPNIRASLLVLLFASMSYTGVQRLYEEHGFVGEYSNIEQEQLLDWIQKNTPSNAVFAGKMSLMANIMLSTRRPIVNNPYYEDKEMRDRTLKVYEIFSRKDVSTVYETLMEMKVDYVVMEETYCYDAGNPKLGCKITDLWDMVDKRNQRRPSVCPILCRGNSYPFRRVFVNGRYIVLRLERSMSVELKPKITEHYQF; encoded by the exons ATGGCGACAAGCAAAgacagaaaacgaaaaaataatgaaaaaactaCAAAACACTTGTCTATATTTTACGGAAAGACGTGGATAATAATCTTGG CTATTTTCCTCGCGCCTCTCCACCACATTCATGTATCAacactttttgaaaatgatcgaCACTTCTCTCACTTGTCTGAGGTGGAAAGAGAGATGTCCTTCAGAACGGAAATG GGGATGTATTATTCTTATTACAAAACTATTGTTGAGTCTGAAACATTCTCTGAAGGATTACATAAGATTAGGCACGACAACTTGACCGAATATCCAAACACTATCAATgctattaaaaaattcaacttgttTCCAGAG GTTGCGATCGGTCTACTGTATCACAATTTCAAATGGCTTGGTCTGATCCCAGCACGATTATGCTGGCAG ATTGAACGAGGAGAAGGTTTGTCTCCTGTGACAAGCTGTGAAGGCCTAGGGGAGCCAATCTATTTTTACTTAGAAGTTGTTTGGTATTGTGCCTCTGCTACAGTGGCAGTACTCTTTCTGTATGCCGTCAACCTAAGTGATTCCATCTATGGCGGTCTAATAGCAGTCGCGTTGTTCTTCTACAATCATAACGACTGTACCAGAGTTCAATGGACGCCACCGTTACGTGAAAATTTTGCTTACCCTATATTACTGTGCCAGATGTTTAACGTAACAGCTATATTGAGGCAGTATACGAAGAATCGAAAAATCATCTGGAACGACATTTATCAAGATACACCAAGCAGg gaCATGGTTATGTGCACCCTGCTGAGTTTGCTCTGCTGGCAATTTTCGCAATTCGTATTTGCTACTCAGCTATTTGCGCTATTGATATTGAAgtggttgaaaataattcccAATGAACTCTACCTGAAACTGTGTCTTATACACGCTGTGCCAGtaaccatttttattttctggaCACAGAGCAATTTGCTTCTTTGTTCCTTGTACACTTGCATGTTGATTGCAAGTACTATTTGCTCTGTTTTGAGCACCAAGCTACCGCGTACTATAGCGCTGCCTCTTGACGTTGTCAGCACTATATTTGGGatgcaatttttgaaattttttttgttaaactCAGATGACGATGCACatgtttttgatattttactGTCAAAGTTTACTAATTATAAAACGTTTCACACAATGTTGTATACTTGTTCTAGTGAATTTGACTTTTTGGGGTATGACACTTACGAAGCCATAGTAAAAACGTTTCTCTTACCAACAGTCATAATGTCGGGTGTTTTAGTTTTGTACTATTGGTACAGATGTTTCAATACAGACGGTTTTCCCAATTGTATCGAAATGGATGTCGCCTATAATGTACTGCAAACAGGAGCATTCGTAATTATGGCAATTCTGATAATGCGGTTGAAACTTTTCATGACACCACATCTCTGTATCATGGCCAGTTTAGTAACAAGCAAACGATACTTAGAAAAAGTTGAAATCCGGAACCCAAATATTCGTGCCTCTTTATTGGTTCTACTATTTGCGTCTATGTCGTATACTGGAGTCCAGCGTCTTTACGAAGAACATGGATTCGTTG GTGAATACAGTAATATTGAACAAGAACAACTACTAGACTGGATACAGAAAAATACACCAAGCAACGCTGTATTTGCTGGTAAAATGTCATTAATGGCAAATATTATGCTGTCTACTAGAAGGCCTATTGTTAATAATCCGTATTACGAAGACAAAGAGATGAG AGATCGTACCTTGAAGGTGTATGAGATATTCAGTAGAAAAGATGTTTCCACAGTTTATGAAACTTTGATGGAAATGAAGGTTGACTACGTTGTTATGGAAGAAACGTACTGCTACGATGCCGGTAACCC AAAGCTTGGATGCAAAATCACGGATCTATGGGACATGGTGGACAAACGTAATCAAAGGAGACCGTCGGTGTGCCCGATTTTGTGTCGAGGAAACTCATATCCATTTCGAAGAGTATTTGTGAATGGCCGTTACATTGTATTGCGTTTAGAACGATCCATGTCTGTTGAATTAAAACCGAAAATCACGGAGCATTACCAATTCTGA
- the LOC124306806 gene encoding ceramide-1-phosphate transfer protein isoform X2: protein MAEGSELVLFDLRTVHDNFDRALIQDDDVDIKMYLAAYNELYKFFQLMGSVFSFVSSDLKQKIDILAELISKDEENFVTIKSMIQHETENNLLQKADYTNGSRTLLRLHRGLDFISEFLRQLGELSDGDKTSACCQDAYNKTLAKHHPWIIRKGAVVAMYAMPTRELLFKKVS from the exons ATGGCAGAGGGGTCAGAGCTTGTTCTCTTCGATTTACGGACTGTCCACGACAATTTCGACCGGGCATTAATACAGGACGATGACGTCGACATTAAAATGTACCTCGCGGCCTACAACGAACTTTACAA ATTCTTTCAACTTATGGGCTCGGTATTCAGCTTTGTCTCTTCGGACttgaaacagaaaatagaCATTTTGGCCGAGCTGATTTCCAAGGATGAGGAAAATTTTGTCACAATAAAATCGATGATACAGCATGAGACggagaataatttattacagaaGGCAGACTACACGAACGGTAGTCGTACGTTACTGAGACTCCACAGAGGCCTGG ACTTCATCTCGGAATTTTTACGACAATTAGGCGAGTTGTCGGACGGTGATAAAACATCGGCATGCTGTCAAGACGCGTATAACAAAACACTTGCCAAACACCATCCATGGATTATACGAAAGGGTGCGGTAGTTGCCATGTATGCCATGCCGACAAGAGAACTTTTATTTAAAAAG GTATCTTGA
- the LOC124306804 gene encoding uncharacterized protein LOC124306804 isoform X1 yields MRSEVSEWLATCVGSPICVLLISWTLLIYQNQPSSGKRRIDLLVVAVLAQSLIHQLALLFYAILKLIRPVNHFGELCSTLVWMLNSSSILQELSLTTIAIFAAISCEEVTKNHLKYHLLSMSILSACIGVTGVLNFQPDTCVFVAHELSPKYGIFFNSLRGLLMLTSILSLFVTFYKDICAKPKNELLKSVSDLSDLSSKNSSGFECPQDRTWDPSSVSCTSSSTNSRACLRKKKVVDENNSHSTVYSVLFVCYICNHIPVLVISIRPELLRGFCTPQNIATWLPLLQDVLLPICLAIFDKMFCHYVAKVYTKQDHAGKLSHGGIDGKFRHFEQDAEYKLQLNLNHGLKFPLTNGSLYGRLHNHQNRGRNGTITMGIQHYPRSQSHDENAYSSLPAELTSFTSSTFEPRKDSRIGSQKGKVSSDQQQQQKPDRIRINENFEFGSKRKISSTDVFGQNMENLVQLDDGVTAIARPGSGPGNAPRNHYIKGSLGQICEEGPRLHVPKVTVGLENCSRLEKSLDAKFKYNSCTEIHEIPNRGRKPMRRNQSFDESSGNAVCGLEGDSRTYVKGKGCYPSVFELHYGSVEASGGYDTSDDESCDLDDEFRDFGDTISSCRSCCSVTTVANDDFEFYQRQEPARVDIGGSKRTGNSDACSSMRSFTPKIIDKKSSKSSKTNAPAFADNSPGSRNARNLSKPTIHSYHLKNKITAGYSMNDLDKLTVSNKDLALSVESLRNVLKDSGISYLDNGELCRHDIGGSAPDFKRIFVSEFI; encoded by the exons ATGCGAAGCGAAGTTAGCGAATGGCTCGCCACGTGTGTCGGGTCACCTATATGCGTTCTATTGATTTCCTGGACTCTTTTGATCTACCAGAACCAGCCGTCGTCGGGTAAACGAAGAATCGATCTTTTAGTGGTCGCCGTACTCGCCCAGAGCCTCATTCACCAACTGGCCCTGCTTTTCTACGCCATTCTTAAGCTTATAAGACCAGTCAATCATTTTGGAG AATTATGCTCAACTTTGGTATGGATGCTGAACTCGTCGAGCATATTACAAGAGTTGTCGCTAACGACTATTGCAATTTTCGCGGCAATAAGCTGCGAAGAAGTGACGAAGAATCACCTGAAGTATCACTTGTTGAGTATGAGCATTCTGTCGGCCTGCATTGGCGTGACGGGTGTCCTGAACTTCCAGCCCGACACCTGCGTCTTCGTAGCCCACGAACTCTCGCCTAAGTACGGAATCTTCTTCAATTCCCTGCGAGGTCTGCTCATGTTGACGTCGATCCTGAGCCTCTTCGTGACCTTCTACAAGGACATATGCGCCAAACCGAAGAACGAGCTCCTGAAAAGCGTCTCCGACCTGTCTGACCTAAGCTCGAAAAATTCATCAGGGTTCGAGTGTCCTCAGGATCGGACGTGGGATCCTTCGAGTGTGTCCTGCACGAGCAGTTCGACGAACAGTAGAGCCTGCCTCAGGAAGAAAAAGGTGGTGGATGAGAACAACAGCCATTCAACGGTCTACAGCGTTCTGTTTGTCTGCTATATCTGCAACCACATTCCAGTGCtg GTGATCTCCATAAGACCGGAACTACTGCGAGGCTTTTGTACACCACAAAATATAGCCACGTGGCTACCGCTACTTCAGGATGTTTTACTTCCAATCTGTTTGGCAATTTTCGACAAGATGTTCTGCCACTACGTTGCCAAAGTTTACACGAAGCAGGATCACGCAGGGAAATTATCACACG GTGGTATCGATGGAAAATTCAGACATTTCGAACAGGACGCCGAATATAAGTTGCAGTTAAATTTGAATCATGGCTTAAAATTTCCACTAACTAATGGGAGTCTCTATGGAAGGTTGCATAACCACCAAAATAGAG GAAGAAACGGTACTATAACGATGGGAATACAGCACTATCCAAGGTCACAGTCTCACGATGAAAATGCCTACTCGTCCCTCCCGGCGGAATTGACCTCGTTCACAAGTTCGACGTTTGAGCCCCGTAAAGACTCGAGGATAGGCTCGCAGAAGGGAAAGGTATCGAGCGaccagcaacagcagcagaaGCCGGACAGAATACGGATAAACGAGAACTTCGAGTTCGGCAGCAAGCGGAAGATCAGCAGCACGGACGTCTTCGGTCAGAACATGGAGAACCTCGTGCAGCTCGACGACGGCGTCACCGCGATCGCCAGGCCGGGATCCGGGCCCGGAAACGCTCCTCGAAATCACTACATAAAGGGGAGCCTGGGTCAGATATGCGAAGAGGGTCCTCGTCTTCACGTTCCGAAGGTCACAGTCGGCCTCGAGAATTGTTCAAGGCTGGAGAAAAGCCTGGACGCAAAATTCAAGTACAACTCGTGCACGGAGATTCACGAGATACCGAATCGCGGCAGGAAGCCGATGCGCCGGAACCAGAGCTTCGACGAGTCGAGCGGAAACGCGGTTTGCGGCCTCGAGGGCGACTCGAGGACCTACGTCAAGGGCAAGGGATGCTACCCCTCCGTCTTCGAGCTCCATTACGGCAGCGTCGAGGCCTCCGGAGGCTACGACACCTCCGACGACGAGAGTTGCGACCTCGACGACGAGTTCCGAGATTTCGGAGACACGATTAGCTCCTGCAGGAGTTGCTGCTCGGTGACGACCGTAGCAAACGATGACTTCGAGTTTTACCAACGTCAGGAACCCGCGAGGGTGGATATCGGCGGATCGAAGAGAACCGGAAACTCCGATGCCTGCAGTAGCATGCGGTCATTCACGCCGAAGATTATAGACAAGAAATCTTCCAAGTCTTCAAAAACTAACGCTCCCGCTTTCGCCGATAATTCACCCGGCTCGAGGAACGCCCGGAATCTTTCCAAGCCGACGATACATTCGTAtcatttgaagaataaaataaccGCTGGATACTCGATGAATGATCTCGACAAATTAACTGTCAGTAACAAAGATCTTGCTCTATCCGTCGAAAGCCTTCGCAACGTATTGAAAGATTCTGGTATCAGTTATCTGGATAACGGAGAACTTTGCAGGCACGACATAGGCGGCTCAGCCCCTGATTTCAAAAGAATATTTGTCTCGGAGTTTATCTGA
- the LOC124306804 gene encoding uncharacterized protein LOC124306804 isoform X2 encodes MRSEVSEWLATCVGSPICVLLISWTLLIYQNQPSSGKRRIDLLVVAVLAQSLIHQLALLFYAILKLIRPVNHFGELCSTLVWMLNSSSILQELSLTTIAIFAAISCEEVTKNHLKYHLLSMSILSACIGVTGVLNFQPDTCVFVAHELSPKYGIFFNSLRGLLMLTSILSLFVTFYKDICAKPKNELLKSVSDLSDLSSKNSSGFECPQDRTWDPSSVSCTSSSTNSRACLRKKKVVDENNSHSTVYSVLFVCYICNHIPVLVISIRPELLRGFCTPQNIATWLPLLQDVLLPICLAIFDKMFCHYVAKVYTKQDHAGKLSHGRNGTITMGIQHYPRSQSHDENAYSSLPAELTSFTSSTFEPRKDSRIGSQKGKVSSDQQQQQKPDRIRINENFEFGSKRKISSTDVFGQNMENLVQLDDGVTAIARPGSGPGNAPRNHYIKGSLGQICEEGPRLHVPKVTVGLENCSRLEKSLDAKFKYNSCTEIHEIPNRGRKPMRRNQSFDESSGNAVCGLEGDSRTYVKGKGCYPSVFELHYGSVEASGGYDTSDDESCDLDDEFRDFGDTISSCRSCCSVTTVANDDFEFYQRQEPARVDIGGSKRTGNSDACSSMRSFTPKIIDKKSSKSSKTNAPAFADNSPGSRNARNLSKPTIHSYHLKNKITAGYSMNDLDKLTVSNKDLALSVESLRNVLKDSGISYLDNGELCRHDIGGSAPDFKRIFVSEFI; translated from the exons ATGCGAAGCGAAGTTAGCGAATGGCTCGCCACGTGTGTCGGGTCACCTATATGCGTTCTATTGATTTCCTGGACTCTTTTGATCTACCAGAACCAGCCGTCGTCGGGTAAACGAAGAATCGATCTTTTAGTGGTCGCCGTACTCGCCCAGAGCCTCATTCACCAACTGGCCCTGCTTTTCTACGCCATTCTTAAGCTTATAAGACCAGTCAATCATTTTGGAG AATTATGCTCAACTTTGGTATGGATGCTGAACTCGTCGAGCATATTACAAGAGTTGTCGCTAACGACTATTGCAATTTTCGCGGCAATAAGCTGCGAAGAAGTGACGAAGAATCACCTGAAGTATCACTTGTTGAGTATGAGCATTCTGTCGGCCTGCATTGGCGTGACGGGTGTCCTGAACTTCCAGCCCGACACCTGCGTCTTCGTAGCCCACGAACTCTCGCCTAAGTACGGAATCTTCTTCAATTCCCTGCGAGGTCTGCTCATGTTGACGTCGATCCTGAGCCTCTTCGTGACCTTCTACAAGGACATATGCGCCAAACCGAAGAACGAGCTCCTGAAAAGCGTCTCCGACCTGTCTGACCTAAGCTCGAAAAATTCATCAGGGTTCGAGTGTCCTCAGGATCGGACGTGGGATCCTTCGAGTGTGTCCTGCACGAGCAGTTCGACGAACAGTAGAGCCTGCCTCAGGAAGAAAAAGGTGGTGGATGAGAACAACAGCCATTCAACGGTCTACAGCGTTCTGTTTGTCTGCTATATCTGCAACCACATTCCAGTGCtg GTGATCTCCATAAGACCGGAACTACTGCGAGGCTTTTGTACACCACAAAATATAGCCACGTGGCTACCGCTACTTCAGGATGTTTTACTTCCAATCTGTTTGGCAATTTTCGACAAGATGTTCTGCCACTACGTTGCCAAAGTTTACACGAAGCAGGATCACGCAGGGAAATTATCACACG GAAGAAACGGTACTATAACGATGGGAATACAGCACTATCCAAGGTCACAGTCTCACGATGAAAATGCCTACTCGTCCCTCCCGGCGGAATTGACCTCGTTCACAAGTTCGACGTTTGAGCCCCGTAAAGACTCGAGGATAGGCTCGCAGAAGGGAAAGGTATCGAGCGaccagcaacagcagcagaaGCCGGACAGAATACGGATAAACGAGAACTTCGAGTTCGGCAGCAAGCGGAAGATCAGCAGCACGGACGTCTTCGGTCAGAACATGGAGAACCTCGTGCAGCTCGACGACGGCGTCACCGCGATCGCCAGGCCGGGATCCGGGCCCGGAAACGCTCCTCGAAATCACTACATAAAGGGGAGCCTGGGTCAGATATGCGAAGAGGGTCCTCGTCTTCACGTTCCGAAGGTCACAGTCGGCCTCGAGAATTGTTCAAGGCTGGAGAAAAGCCTGGACGCAAAATTCAAGTACAACTCGTGCACGGAGATTCACGAGATACCGAATCGCGGCAGGAAGCCGATGCGCCGGAACCAGAGCTTCGACGAGTCGAGCGGAAACGCGGTTTGCGGCCTCGAGGGCGACTCGAGGACCTACGTCAAGGGCAAGGGATGCTACCCCTCCGTCTTCGAGCTCCATTACGGCAGCGTCGAGGCCTCCGGAGGCTACGACACCTCCGACGACGAGAGTTGCGACCTCGACGACGAGTTCCGAGATTTCGGAGACACGATTAGCTCCTGCAGGAGTTGCTGCTCGGTGACGACCGTAGCAAACGATGACTTCGAGTTTTACCAACGTCAGGAACCCGCGAGGGTGGATATCGGCGGATCGAAGAGAACCGGAAACTCCGATGCCTGCAGTAGCATGCGGTCATTCACGCCGAAGATTATAGACAAGAAATCTTCCAAGTCTTCAAAAACTAACGCTCCCGCTTTCGCCGATAATTCACCCGGCTCGAGGAACGCCCGGAATCTTTCCAAGCCGACGATACATTCGTAtcatttgaagaataaaataaccGCTGGATACTCGATGAATGATCTCGACAAATTAACTGTCAGTAACAAAGATCTTGCTCTATCCGTCGAAAGCCTTCGCAACGTATTGAAAGATTCTGGTATCAGTTATCTGGATAACGGAGAACTTTGCAGGCACGACATAGGCGGCTCAGCCCCTGATTTCAAAAGAATATTTGTCTCGGAGTTTATCTGA
- the LOC124306881 gene encoding C-mannosyltransferase dpy-19 isoform X2, which translates to MSFRTEMGMYYSYYKTIVESETFSEGLHKIRHDNLTEYPNTINAIKKFNLFPEVAIGLLYHNFKWLGLIPARLCWQIERGEGLSPVTSCEGLGEPIYFYLEVVWYCASATVAVLFLYAVNLSDSIYGGLIAVALFFYNHNDCTRVQWTPPLRENFAYPILLCQMFNVTAILRQYTKNRKIIWNDIYQDTPSRDMVMCTLLSLLCWQFSQFVFATQLFALLILKWLKIIPNELYLKLCLIHAVPVTIFIFWTQSNLLLCSLYTCMLIASTICSVLSTKLPRTIALPLDVVSTIFGMQFLKFFLLNSDDDAHVFDILLSKFTNYKTFHTMLYTCSSEFDFLGYDTYEAIVKTFLLPTVIMSGVLVLYYWYRCFNTDGFPNCIEMDVAYNVLQTGAFVIMAILIMRLKLFMTPHLCIMASLVTSKRYLEKVEIRNPNIRASLLVLLFASMSYTGVQRLYEEHGFVGEYSNIEQEQLLDWIQKNTPSNAVFAGKMSLMANIMLSTRRPIVNNPYYEDKEMRDRTLKVYEIFSRKDVSTVYETLMEMKVDYVVMEETYCYDAGNPKLGCKITDLWDMVDKRNQRRPSVCPILCRGNSYPFRRVFVNGRYIVLRLERSMSVELKPKITEHYQF; encoded by the exons ATGTCCTTCAGAACGGAAATG GGGATGTATTATTCTTATTACAAAACTATTGTTGAGTCTGAAACATTCTCTGAAGGATTACATAAGATTAGGCACGACAACTTGACCGAATATCCAAACACTATCAATgctattaaaaaattcaacttgttTCCAGAG GTTGCGATCGGTCTACTGTATCACAATTTCAAATGGCTTGGTCTGATCCCAGCACGATTATGCTGGCAG ATTGAACGAGGAGAAGGTTTGTCTCCTGTGACAAGCTGTGAAGGCCTAGGGGAGCCAATCTATTTTTACTTAGAAGTTGTTTGGTATTGTGCCTCTGCTACAGTGGCAGTACTCTTTCTGTATGCCGTCAACCTAAGTGATTCCATCTATGGCGGTCTAATAGCAGTCGCGTTGTTCTTCTACAATCATAACGACTGTACCAGAGTTCAATGGACGCCACCGTTACGTGAAAATTTTGCTTACCCTATATTACTGTGCCAGATGTTTAACGTAACAGCTATATTGAGGCAGTATACGAAGAATCGAAAAATCATCTGGAACGACATTTATCAAGATACACCAAGCAGg gaCATGGTTATGTGCACCCTGCTGAGTTTGCTCTGCTGGCAATTTTCGCAATTCGTATTTGCTACTCAGCTATTTGCGCTATTGATATTGAAgtggttgaaaataattcccAATGAACTCTACCTGAAACTGTGTCTTATACACGCTGTGCCAGtaaccatttttattttctggaCACAGAGCAATTTGCTTCTTTGTTCCTTGTACACTTGCATGTTGATTGCAAGTACTATTTGCTCTGTTTTGAGCACCAAGCTACCGCGTACTATAGCGCTGCCTCTTGACGTTGTCAGCACTATATTTGGGatgcaatttttgaaattttttttgttaaactCAGATGACGATGCACatgtttttgatattttactGTCAAAGTTTACTAATTATAAAACGTTTCACACAATGTTGTATACTTGTTCTAGTGAATTTGACTTTTTGGGGTATGACACTTACGAAGCCATAGTAAAAACGTTTCTCTTACCAACAGTCATAATGTCGGGTGTTTTAGTTTTGTACTATTGGTACAGATGTTTCAATACAGACGGTTTTCCCAATTGTATCGAAATGGATGTCGCCTATAATGTACTGCAAACAGGAGCATTCGTAATTATGGCAATTCTGATAATGCGGTTGAAACTTTTCATGACACCACATCTCTGTATCATGGCCAGTTTAGTAACAAGCAAACGATACTTAGAAAAAGTTGAAATCCGGAACCCAAATATTCGTGCCTCTTTATTGGTTCTACTATTTGCGTCTATGTCGTATACTGGAGTCCAGCGTCTTTACGAAGAACATGGATTCGTTG GTGAATACAGTAATATTGAACAAGAACAACTACTAGACTGGATACAGAAAAATACACCAAGCAACGCTGTATTTGCTGGTAAAATGTCATTAATGGCAAATATTATGCTGTCTACTAGAAGGCCTATTGTTAATAATCCGTATTACGAAGACAAAGAGATGAG AGATCGTACCTTGAAGGTGTATGAGATATTCAGTAGAAAAGATGTTTCCACAGTTTATGAAACTTTGATGGAAATGAAGGTTGACTACGTTGTTATGGAAGAAACGTACTGCTACGATGCCGGTAACCC AAAGCTTGGATGCAAAATCACGGATCTATGGGACATGGTGGACAAACGTAATCAAAGGAGACCGTCGGTGTGCCCGATTTTGTGTCGAGGAAACTCATATCCATTTCGAAGAGTATTTGTGAATGGCCGTTACATTGTATTGCGTTTAGAACGATCCATGTCTGTTGAATTAAAACCGAAAATCACGGAGCATTACCAATTCTGA
- the LOC124306806 gene encoding ceramide-1-phosphate transfer protein isoform X1, protein MAEGSELVLFDLRTVHDNFDRALIQDDDVDIKMYLAAYNELYKFFQLMGSVFSFVSSDLKQKIDILAELISKDEENFVTIKSMIQHETENNLLQKADYTNGSRTLLRLHRGLDFISEFLRQLGELSDGDKTSACCQDAYNKTLAKHHPWIIRKGAVVAMYAMPTRELLFKKVCGDNVQRNLDILPKMLQVTADVFKRTDKLYEINNLHALP, encoded by the exons ATGGCAGAGGGGTCAGAGCTTGTTCTCTTCGATTTACGGACTGTCCACGACAATTTCGACCGGGCATTAATACAGGACGATGACGTCGACATTAAAATGTACCTCGCGGCCTACAACGAACTTTACAA ATTCTTTCAACTTATGGGCTCGGTATTCAGCTTTGTCTCTTCGGACttgaaacagaaaatagaCATTTTGGCCGAGCTGATTTCCAAGGATGAGGAAAATTTTGTCACAATAAAATCGATGATACAGCATGAGACggagaataatttattacagaaGGCAGACTACACGAACGGTAGTCGTACGTTACTGAGACTCCACAGAGGCCTGG ACTTCATCTCGGAATTTTTACGACAATTAGGCGAGTTGTCGGACGGTGATAAAACATCGGCATGCTGTCAAGACGCGTATAACAAAACACTTGCCAAACACCATCCATGGATTATACGAAAGGGTGCGGTAGTTGCCATGTATGCCATGCCGACAAGAGAACTTTTATTTAAAAAG GTTTGCGGAGACAACGTTCAACGTAACCTagatattttaccaaaaatgtTACAAGTAACTGCCGACGTATTCAAGAGGACGGATAAGCTTTACGAAATTAATAACCTACATGCTTTGCCTTAA